One window of the Bradyrhizobium sp. NP1 genome contains the following:
- a CDS encoding glutathione binding-like protein translates to MLQLYFFPMACSLASRIALMEAGIEARYHLMHLWEKKVVEDGSDFFAISAKGAVPVLVLENGERLTESAAVLQYIADRRPELGLAPPPGSAERYRLQEWLSFVGAEIHKGFLYPVFWYKDEAAVAPARARIGKSVSVVADHLASRPYLVGDRFTVADASLTWSLLLFHRAGVDLAQWPALTSYLARMKERPQVKAAIETEAKLLKAMKA, encoded by the coding sequence ATGCTGCAGCTCTATTTCTTCCCGATGGCCTGCTCGCTCGCCAGCCGCATCGCGCTGATGGAGGCCGGCATCGAGGCGCGCTATCACCTGATGCATCTCTGGGAAAAGAAGGTGGTCGAGGACGGCAGTGATTTCTTCGCCATCTCGGCGAAGGGCGCGGTGCCTGTGCTGGTGCTGGAGAACGGCGAGCGGCTCACCGAGAGCGCCGCGGTGCTGCAATATATCGCCGACCGCAGGCCCGAGCTTGGGCTGGCGCCGCCGCCCGGCAGCGCGGAGCGCTACCGGTTGCAGGAGTGGCTCAGCTTCGTCGGCGCCGAGATCCACAAGGGGTTCCTCTATCCGGTATTCTGGTACAAGGACGAGGCGGCGGTCGCACCGGCGCGCGCACGTATCGGCAAGAGCGTGTCGGTCGTGGCCGACCACCTGGCGAGCCGGCCCTATCTCGTCGGCGACCGCTTCACGGTGGCGGACGCCTCCCTCACCTGGTCGCTCCTGCTGTTCCACCGCGCCGGCGTCGATCTCGCGCAATGGCCGGCGCTGACGAGCTACCTCGCGCGCATGAAGGAGCGGCCGCAGGTCAAGGCCGCGATCGAGACCGAGGCAAAGCTGCTCAAGGCGATGAAGGCGTGA
- a CDS encoding DUF2778 domain-containing protein, whose product MSMSTGRKARKRKSSSRRAISQNLFGGVAVACLVAGCAWTVHSYILSASVYPTLGTASYDEPVVKPAPRIASRSAAQAVSETFAALPSPAAVIEKPATMAAITPMQFNERFAASAPQGVESRAAEAAPAPDAPKLAEAPKTVGARLAEAVKTASSPKNAGAAKKDGAPAQQVAMNAPLPLPEKKSAGDSVRDMAQRAKAAVMSIASGERTSITEKLWGKRDHTNSLLAYASADASVTSAIKPAQNPMLGGSPPYDRDTAVYDITARTVYLPDGTKLEAHSGLGSKLDDPSSAKIRMHGVTPPHIYELKPREALFHGVPALRLTPVGGEDSIYGRSGLLAHTYMLGPNGDSNGCVSFKDYYAFLNAYRNQGIRKLAVVARVE is encoded by the coding sequence ATGAGTATGAGTACCGGCCGCAAGGCCCGGAAGCGTAAGAGTTCTTCCCGCAGAGCCATCTCCCAGAATCTGTTCGGCGGCGTTGCGGTCGCATGCCTTGTCGCGGGCTGTGCCTGGACGGTGCATTCCTACATCCTTTCCGCGAGCGTCTATCCGACGCTCGGCACGGCGAGCTATGACGAGCCCGTCGTCAAGCCAGCGCCGCGCATCGCCTCGCGCAGCGCCGCGCAGGCCGTGAGCGAGACCTTTGCCGCGCTGCCGTCGCCGGCCGCCGTGATCGAGAAGCCCGCGACCATGGCTGCGATCACGCCGATGCAATTCAACGAGCGCTTTGCCGCTTCAGCCCCGCAGGGCGTGGAGTCGCGCGCCGCGGAAGCCGCTCCCGCGCCGGACGCGCCGAAGCTTGCCGAAGCGCCGAAGACGGTCGGTGCGAGGCTTGCGGAAGCGGTCAAGACTGCAAGCTCGCCGAAAAATGCCGGCGCGGCGAAGAAGGATGGGGCACCGGCGCAGCAGGTCGCGATGAACGCGCCGCTGCCCTTGCCCGAGAAAAAGAGCGCCGGCGATTCCGTGCGCGACATGGCGCAGCGCGCCAAGGCTGCGGTGATGTCGATCGCCTCGGGCGAGCGGACGTCGATCACCGAAAAGCTGTGGGGCAAGCGCGATCATACCAACTCGCTGCTCGCCTATGCGTCGGCGGATGCCAGCGTCACCAGCGCGATCAAGCCGGCCCAGAATCCGATGCTCGGTGGATCGCCGCCCTATGATCGGGACACGGCGGTCTACGACATCACCGCGCGCACCGTCTATCTGCCTGACGGCACCAAGCTGGAAGCGCATTCCGGGCTCGGCTCTAAGCTCGACGATCCGAGCTCGGCGAAAATCCGCATGCATGGCGTGACGCCGCCGCATATCTACGAACTGAAGCCGCGCGAGGCGTTGTTCCACGGCGTGCCGGCGCTCAGGCTTACCCCGGTCGGCGGCGAGGACTCGATCTATGGCCGTTCCGGGCTTCTGGCGCACACCTACATGCTCGGGCCGAACGGCGATTCCAACGGCTGCGTCTCGTTCAAGGATTACTATGCGTTCCTGAACGCCTATCGCAACCAGGGCATCAGGAAGCTCGCCGTCGTCGCCCGCGTCGAGTGA
- a CDS encoding glycosyltransferase family 39 protein, translating into MSANDALLRRNTVLTVVALVALRLVAAAFTPLTFDEAYYWTWAKHLAPGYYDHPPMVALVIRLGIMVAGDTELGVRLASILLALPMSFAVYRATEILFGGARAAATATILLNVTLMAAVGTMIVTPDAPLLVAASFILFFLAKVHETGRGAWWLAVGAAAGCALSSKYTALFFGPAILIWLAAVPKLRRWLLSPWLYAGGLVALAVFSPVIIWNAEHHWVSFIKQIGRARIEDFRPAFIAELVPTQIAFATPLVFILGAMGLHALRTGKAGEPAARILINATFWVIVAYFIWHALHARVEANWFAPVYPPFVVAAAVAAHLVTWEPRARRLAEFCLRWAAPSGILMFVLLVLQANTGVLSLYQRDATVRSIGVGWRELAGQIEAVRARVGATCLLAPDYGTTAWLSFYMPRGTCVVQPTQRIRWIAMGEPDPKLLAGRVLYVDEVRPFGPPAYLRDAYTRVERVAELSRKRGPLVIETYALELLEGARGAVIDHSPPPELQ; encoded by the coding sequence ATGAGCGCGAACGACGCGCTGCTTCGCCGCAACACCGTGCTGACGGTCGTCGCGCTGGTTGCCCTGCGCCTGGTGGCGGCAGCCTTCACCCCGCTTACCTTCGACGAAGCCTATTACTGGACCTGGGCGAAGCATCTCGCGCCCGGCTACTACGATCATCCGCCGATGGTCGCGCTGGTGATCCGGCTCGGCATCATGGTTGCCGGCGACACCGAACTCGGCGTGCGGCTGGCCTCGATCCTGCTCGCGCTGCCGATGAGCTTTGCGGTCTATCGCGCGACCGAGATCCTGTTCGGCGGCGCGCGGGCGGCGGCGACCGCGACCATCCTGCTCAACGTTACGCTGATGGCGGCGGTCGGCACCATGATCGTGACGCCGGATGCGCCGCTTCTGGTCGCCGCGAGCTTCATCCTGTTCTTCCTTGCCAAGGTGCACGAAACCGGGCGGGGCGCGTGGTGGCTGGCGGTGGGCGCCGCCGCCGGCTGCGCGCTATCGTCCAAATACACCGCGCTGTTCTTCGGCCCGGCGATCCTGATCTGGCTCGCCGCGGTTCCGAAGCTGCGGCGCTGGCTGCTCTCGCCCTGGCTCTATGCCGGCGGCCTGGTCGCGCTCGCGGTGTTCTCCCCGGTCATCATCTGGAACGCCGAGCATCACTGGGTTTCCTTCATCAAGCAGATCGGCCGCGCCCGGATCGAGGATTTCCGCCCCGCTTTCATCGCCGAGCTGGTTCCAACCCAGATCGCCTTCGCAACGCCGCTCGTCTTCATCCTGGGCGCGATGGGTCTGCATGCGCTGCGCACCGGAAAAGCCGGAGAGCCCGCCGCGCGCATCCTGATCAACGCGACATTCTGGGTCATCGTCGCCTATTTCATCTGGCACGCGCTGCACGCCCGCGTCGAAGCCAACTGGTTCGCGCCGGTCTATCCGCCATTCGTAGTTGCGGCCGCGGTGGCTGCTCATCTCGTGACCTGGGAGCCGCGCGCGCGGCGGCTGGCCGAATTCTGCCTGCGCTGGGCGGCGCCGTCGGGCATCCTGATGTTCGTGCTGCTGGTGCTTCAGGCCAATACCGGCGTGCTTTCGCTCTACCAGCGCGACGCGACGGTGCGCAGCATCGGCGTCGGCTGGCGCGAACTGGCGGGGCAGATCGAGGCGGTGCGCGCGCGTGTTGGCGCCACCTGCCTGCTCGCGCCCGACTACGGCACCACGGCCTGGCTTTCCTTCTACATGCCGCGCGGCACCTGCGTGGTGCAGCCGACGCAGCGCATCCGCTGGATCGCGATGGGCGAGCCGGATCCGAAACTGCTCGCCGGCCGCGTGCTCTATGTCGACGAGGTCAGGCCGTTCGGGCCACCGGCCTATCTGCGCGACGCCTATACCCGGGTGGAACGCGTCGCCGAGCTGTCGCGCAAGCGCGGTCCGCTGGTGATCGAAACCTATGCCCTTGAGCTGCTGGAAGGGGCCAGGGGCGCGGTCATCGACCATTCTCCGCCGCCGGAACTGCAGTAA
- a CDS encoding DUF899 family protein produces MSNQSDLKPAIALAGASTVRYPNESTEYRRARQALLAEEIELRRHIERVAAMRRALPPGGAVAGNYVFEGEEGKVAFADLFGDKATLVIYSYMFGPQREKPCPMCTSFMSTWEAKLPDVAQRIAFVFVARSPIARLVEAKKARGWTRMKVYSDFAGDYTRAYVSREDADVPGYNVFTRRDGAIRHFWGGEMGMATADPGQDPRGAPDFDPLWTVLDTTPEGRGTDWYPKLNY; encoded by the coding sequence ATGAGCAACCAGAGCGACCTGAAACCCGCCATCGCGCTCGCGGGCGCGAGCACTGTCCGCTATCCCAACGAGAGCACCGAATACCGCCGCGCGCGGCAGGCGCTGCTTGCCGAGGAGATCGAGCTGCGCCGTCACATCGAGCGCGTGGCGGCGATGCGGCGCGCGTTGCCGCCGGGCGGCGCTGTTGCCGGTAACTACGTATTCGAGGGCGAGGAGGGTAAGGTCGCCTTTGCCGACCTGTTCGGGGACAAGGCGACGCTCGTCATCTACAGCTACATGTTTGGCCCGCAGCGCGAAAAGCCGTGCCCGATGTGCACCTCGTTCATGAGCACGTGGGAGGCGAAGCTGCCCGACGTCGCGCAGCGCATCGCCTTCGTCTTTGTCGCGCGCTCGCCGATCGCGCGGCTGGTCGAGGCCAAGAAGGCGCGCGGCTGGACGCGCATGAAGGTCTATTCGGATTTCGCCGGCGACTATACCCGCGCCTATGTGAGCCGCGAGGATGCGGATGTCCCGGGCTACAACGTGTTCACGCGACGCGATGGCGCCATCCGCCATTTCTGGGGCGGCGAGATGGGCATGGCGACCGCCGATCCCGGGCAGGATCCGCGCGGCGCGCCGGATTTCGACCCGCTCTGGACCGTGCTCGACACCACCCCGGAAGGCCGCGGCACCGACTGGTATCCGAAGCTGAACTACTGA
- a CDS encoding LysR family transcriptional regulator produces MNWDDLRIIAAVRDEGTYAGAGARLRIDETTVGRRLARIERALGLRLFEAADGLRKPTRQCEAVLAHVQAMSNHVAEIGRVGQGVAGPSGRFRIAATNGVAEEILAPRAGRLLADHPGLTLQFLTSSENVKFSRWQADFAIRLRKPDKGDFTIAKLGEFSLYLFEPKARSEADSVVCAYPDELGPIPETQFLKARGFFERARFISDNIRVIKALIRSHQALGVLPDYYCTDLLADRRLEATPLARRRDVWLLVQNHLKRDVAARIVIDWVRDCFQELSKG; encoded by the coding sequence ATGAACTGGGACGATCTGCGCATCATCGCCGCGGTCAGGGACGAGGGCACCTATGCCGGCGCCGGCGCTCGGCTGCGCATCGACGAGACCACGGTCGGCCGCAGGCTGGCGCGGATCGAGCGCGCGCTGGGCCTGCGCCTGTTCGAGGCCGCCGATGGCCTGCGCAAGCCGACGCGGCAATGCGAGGCGGTGCTGGCCCATGTGCAGGCGATGTCGAACCACGTCGCCGAGATCGGCCGGGTCGGGCAGGGCGTGGCCGGCCCGTCGGGCCGGTTCCGCATCGCCGCCACCAACGGCGTCGCGGAGGAAATCCTGGCGCCGCGCGCAGGACGGCTGCTGGCCGACCATCCGGGGCTGACCCTGCAATTCCTCACCTCGAGCGAGAACGTGAAGTTCTCGCGCTGGCAGGCCGATTTCGCGATCCGGCTGCGCAAGCCGGACAAGGGCGATTTCACCATCGCCAAGCTCGGCGAGTTCAGCCTCTATTTGTTCGAGCCGAAGGCGCGGAGCGAGGCGGATTCCGTGGTCTGCGCCTATCCGGACGAACTCGGCCCGATCCCGGAGACCCAGTTCCTCAAGGCGCGTGGATTTTTTGAGCGCGCACGCTTCATCAGCGACAACATCCGCGTTATCAAGGCGCTGATCAGAAGCCACCAGGCGCTCGGCGTGCTGCCGGACTATTACTGTACCGATCTGCTCGCCGACCGCAGGCTCGAGGCAACGCCGCTGGCGCGCCGGCGCGACGTGTGGCTTCTGGTGCAAAACCATCTGAAGCGCGACGTCGCCGCCCGGATCGTGATCGACTGGGTGCGTGACTGTTTCCAGGAGCTCTCCAAGGGGTAG
- a CDS encoding glycosyltransferase family 2 protein, producing MHEAVRPGAQSPQQQAAGRDAGGLLQLSVVVPTFNERDNVTKLYRKLETALSGIAWEVVFVDDNSPDGTWQVVRELSHQDARVRCIRRIGRRGLSGACIEGILASSAPYAAVMDADLQHDEAQLPKMLALLDSGEAELVVGSRYIEGGSADSFDRQRAGASALATEVAKRTLGVSVADPMSGFFMIRRDRFEELAPQLSTQGFKILLDIVATAHGKLRTVEVPYSFGTRLHGESKLDSMVALDFLGLVLAKLTNDTISLRFLLFAMVGGSGLVVHLTTLFIALEMFKVPFAEAQAAGAFVAMTTNFILNNFLTYRDQRLKGFAILRGLIAFYLVCSVGLFANVGVAFSVYDQEPIWWLAGAAGALMGVVWNYAMSGLFVWRKR from the coding sequence ATGCATGAAGCCGTCAGACCGGGCGCCCAAAGCCCTCAGCAACAGGCCGCCGGTCGAGACGCCGGAGGCCTGCTCCAGCTATCGGTCGTTGTCCCCACCTTCAACGAGCGCGACAACGTCACCAAGCTCTACCGCAAGCTGGAGACGGCGTTGTCCGGGATTGCGTGGGAAGTCGTCTTCGTCGACGACAATTCGCCTGATGGAACCTGGCAGGTGGTGCGCGAGCTGTCGCACCAGGACGCCCGCGTCCGCTGTATCCGCCGGATCGGCCGACGCGGACTGTCGGGCGCCTGCATCGAGGGCATCCTCGCCTCCAGCGCGCCCTATGCCGCGGTCATGGACGCCGACCTGCAGCATGACGAGGCGCAGCTTCCGAAGATGCTGGCGCTGCTCGACAGCGGCGAGGCCGAGCTCGTGGTCGGCAGCCGCTACATCGAAGGCGGCAGCGCGGACAGTTTCGACCGGCAGCGCGCCGGCGCCAGCGCGCTCGCCACCGAGGTCGCCAAGCGCACGCTGGGCGTGAGCGTCGCCGATCCCATGAGCGGCTTCTTCATGATCCGGCGTGACCGCTTCGAGGAGCTCGCGCCGCAGCTCTCGACGCAGGGCTTCAAGATCCTGCTCGACATCGTCGCGACCGCCCATGGCAAGCTGCGCACGGTCGAAGTCCCCTACAGCTTCGGCACCCGCCTGCACGGCGAGAGCAAGCTCGATTCCATGGTCGCGCTGGATTTCCTCGGGCTCGTGCTGGCGAAGCTGACCAACGACACGATATCGCTGCGCTTCCTCCTGTTCGCGATGGTCGGCGGCAGCGGCCTCGTCGTGCATCTCACCACGCTGTTCATCGCGCTCGAGATGTTCAAGGTGCCGTTCGCGGAGGCGCAGGCCGCCGGCGCCTTCGTCGCGATGACCACGAACTTCATCCTGAACAATTTCCTCACCTACCGCGACCAGCGGCTGAAGGGCTTTGCGATCCTGCGCGGATTGATCGCGTTCTACCTGGTCTGCAGCGTCGGGCTGTTCGCCAATGTCGGCGTCGCCTTCTCAGTCTACGACCAGGAGCCGATCTGGTGGCTCGCGGGAGCTGCCGGCGCGCTGATGGGCGTGGTGTGGAACTACGCGATGTCCGGACTGTTCGTCTGGCGCAAGCGATAA